The Streptomyces aurantiacus genome includes a region encoding these proteins:
- a CDS encoding sugar transferase, translating into MGQGGRVSTFPPTGGRLANGAISPPAIDWEQRYRRTVIISDTVATALVVAAIGNFFGARDAANWHEKWGILAFGTELLVLGSLAVSRSWAPAVLGQGAEEFRRLGRSLFTATVVLALGGIALTSRNIKLWIFVAIPAIALVTMTARYVLRLSLHKQRKEGQCLRPVLAAGSPDTVRDLISRTRKFPHLGWRVDGVCTTDGLLLEGDQLDGVPVVGRLTDVAKHVEHDGYRVVAVTPDPYWTPDRLQRLAWNLEGSDAEMIVAPVLMEVAGPRLHVDAVLGIPLLRVSMPTFTGGRRVVKGVVDRIGATILLTLFAPLMVFVGLLVLTDSRGGAFYRQRRIGKNGREFTMLKFRTMVAGADRARAELADLNEGAGLLFKLRRDPRVTRVGAVLRRYSIDELPQLFNVLTGSMSLVGPRPPLPEESAAYGPDIRRRLLVKPGLTGLWQISGRSDLSWEEAVRLDLRYVEDWSLALDTVILWKTLRAVLYGQGAY; encoded by the coding sequence GTGGGGCAAGGGGGCAGAGTCAGCACGTTTCCGCCGACTGGCGGGCGTCTGGCGAACGGGGCAATCAGCCCACCCGCGATCGACTGGGAGCAGCGCTACCGCCGCACCGTGATCATCAGCGACACCGTGGCAACCGCCCTGGTGGTGGCGGCGATCGGCAACTTCTTCGGAGCCCGGGACGCGGCCAACTGGCACGAGAAGTGGGGAATCCTCGCCTTCGGCACCGAACTGCTGGTGCTGGGGTCGCTCGCGGTGAGCCGGTCATGGGCTCCGGCCGTGCTCGGCCAGGGCGCCGAGGAGTTCCGCCGGCTCGGACGCTCACTCTTCACGGCGACCGTCGTGCTGGCGCTCGGCGGGATCGCCCTGACCTCGCGCAACATCAAGCTCTGGATCTTCGTCGCGATCCCGGCGATCGCGCTCGTCACCATGACCGCGCGGTATGTGCTGCGCCTCTCCCTGCACAAACAGCGGAAGGAGGGCCAGTGTCTGCGACCGGTGCTGGCTGCCGGCAGCCCGGACACCGTGCGCGACCTCATCAGCCGAACCCGCAAGTTCCCGCACCTCGGCTGGCGGGTGGACGGAGTGTGCACGACGGACGGGCTCCTGCTTGAGGGGGACCAACTGGACGGAGTGCCGGTCGTCGGCCGTCTGACGGACGTCGCCAAACACGTCGAGCACGACGGCTACCGTGTCGTCGCTGTCACACCGGACCCGTACTGGACACCGGACCGGCTGCAGCGGCTGGCCTGGAACCTCGAAGGCAGCGATGCCGAGATGATCGTGGCCCCCGTACTGATGGAGGTTGCCGGACCTCGGCTGCACGTCGACGCGGTGCTCGGAATCCCGCTGCTGCGGGTCAGCATGCCGACCTTCACCGGCGGCCGCCGGGTGGTCAAAGGGGTCGTCGACCGGATCGGCGCAACGATCCTGCTGACGCTGTTCGCACCGCTGATGGTGTTCGTCGGGCTGCTTGTCCTGACGGACAGCCGGGGCGGGGCGTTCTACCGCCAGCGCAGGATCGGCAAGAACGGCCGCGAGTTCACCATGCTCAAGTTCCGCACCATGGTCGCCGGGGCCGACAGGGCACGTGCCGAACTGGCCGACCTCAACGAGGGCGCCGGACTGCTGTTCAAGCTCCGCCGGGATCCGCGGGTCACCCGGGTGGGAGCGGTCCTGCGCCGGTACTCGATCGACGAACTCCCGCAGCTTTTCAACGTACTCACCGGATCGATGTCGCTCGTCGGCCCGCGGCCGCCGCTTCCGGAGGAGTCCGCCGCGTACGGCCCGGACATCCGGCGGCGGCTGCTGGTCAAGCCCGGGCTCACCGGCCTGTGGCAGATCAGCGGACGCAGCGACCTGTCGTGGGAGGAGGCGGTCCGGCTGGACCTGCGGTACGTGGAGGACTGGTCGCTCGCCCTGGACACAGTGATCTTGTGGAAGACGCTGCGGGCGGTTCTCTACGGACAGGGCGCCTACTGA
- a CDS encoding glycosyltransferase family 4 protein, producing the protein MLGDTSFDDTVSGDRHTRRALILVENLSVPFDRRVWQECTTLRDAGWEVHVICPRGEKRDTESEAEIDGVRIHRYPLRAATGGPAGYLREYGTALWHTLRLARKVGPVDVVHACNPPDLLFLPALWLKRRGARFVFDQHDLVPELYLSRFDRGEDLLYRAVCALERRTYRAADVVLATNESYRDVALRRGGRRPEDVFVVRSAPQVDRFQPVPPEPELKRGKPHLLCYLGVMGPQDGVDYALRALAKLRDEYGRTDWHAVFVGAGDAFDAMVELSRRLGLAEQVQFTGRIPDADLVRYLSTADVCLSPDPRNPLNDVSTMNKVLEYMAMGRPIVSFDLKEARVSAGDAAVYAPANDEAQFAKLIALLLDDPEKRARMGKIGQERISGQLSWRNSQASLLAAYTAACGDHAPVSAGRTIRTGKRPRR; encoded by the coding sequence TTGCTTGGTGACACATCGTTCGATGACACGGTCAGCGGCGACCGGCACACCCGGCGCGCGCTGATCCTGGTGGAGAACCTGTCGGTGCCGTTCGACCGGCGGGTGTGGCAGGAGTGCACGACACTGCGCGACGCGGGCTGGGAGGTGCACGTCATCTGCCCCCGCGGGGAAAAACGGGACACGGAGTCGGAGGCGGAGATCGACGGGGTGCGGATCCACCGCTACCCGTTGCGCGCGGCCACCGGAGGGCCGGCCGGCTACCTGCGGGAGTACGGAACGGCGTTGTGGCATACCCTCCGGCTGGCCCGGAAGGTCGGTCCGGTCGACGTGGTCCATGCCTGCAACCCGCCCGACCTGCTGTTCCTTCCGGCACTGTGGCTCAAGCGGCGCGGCGCGCGATTCGTCTTCGACCAGCACGACCTGGTGCCCGAGCTGTACCTCTCCCGGTTCGACCGCGGCGAGGACCTGCTCTACCGCGCCGTGTGCGCGCTGGAACGGCGGACCTACCGGGCCGCGGACGTCGTGCTCGCCACGAACGAGAGCTACCGGGACGTCGCGCTGCGCCGCGGCGGCCGGCGGCCGGAGGACGTCTTCGTGGTGCGCAGCGCGCCCCAGGTCGACCGGTTCCAACCGGTGCCGCCCGAACCGGAGTTGAAGCGCGGCAAGCCTCATCTGCTGTGCTACCTCGGCGTCATGGGGCCTCAGGACGGCGTCGACTACGCCCTGCGGGCCCTCGCGAAGCTGCGCGACGAGTACGGGCGGACCGACTGGCACGCGGTGTTCGTCGGCGCCGGCGACGCCTTCGACGCGATGGTGGAGCTGTCCCGGCGGCTCGGACTCGCGGAGCAGGTGCAGTTCACCGGGCGCATCCCGGACGCCGATCTGGTGCGGTACCTGTCCACCGCGGACGTGTGCCTCTCCCCCGACCCGCGCAATCCGCTCAACGACGTGTCGACCATGAACAAGGTCCTGGAGTACATGGCGATGGGCCGGCCGATCGTCTCGTTCGACCTGAAGGAAGCACGGGTCTCCGCCGGTGACGCCGCCGTCTACGCACCCGCCAACGACGAGGCACAGTTCGCCAAGCTCATCGCGCTGCTGCTGGACGACCCGGAGAAACGCGCCCGCATGGGCAAGATCGGCCAGGAACGGATCAGCGGGCAGCTGTCCTGGCGGAACTCGCAGGCGTCGCTGCTCGCCGCCTACACCGCTGCCTGCGGTGACCACGCTCCGGTGTCGGCGGGCAGGACGATACGCACAGGGAAGAGGCCGCGGCGTTGA
- a CDS encoding phosphotransferase: protein MEPPELRRAVEAGRATASELGLQVDDVVVIHNSDRVALRLEPCGVLARVAPVEHLADSEFEVEVARRLTDVDAPVAELDPRVEPRVFSRDAFAVSLWTYYEPAESEIAPADYADVFLRHHAALRHVDLDAPHFTDRVAVALGVVKDRERSPELPASDRELLSETLSGLSAAISSENARDQLLHGEPHPGNLLNTRKGPLFVDLATCCRGPIEFDLAHAPEEVGNQYKGADPVMLHRCRALNWALFSAWRWRQADQMPDRDHWRVAGLNHMRAALDRCDLR, encoded by the coding sequence ATGGAGCCGCCGGAACTCCGTCGCGCAGTCGAGGCCGGTCGGGCGACCGCTTCCGAGCTGGGCCTTCAGGTCGATGATGTGGTCGTCATCCACAACTCGGATCGTGTCGCGCTACGCCTGGAACCTTGCGGCGTTTTGGCTCGGGTCGCACCAGTGGAGCACTTGGCTGATTCCGAGTTCGAAGTAGAGGTTGCCCGCCGTCTCACCGACGTTGACGCTCCGGTGGCCGAACTCGACCCTCGGGTGGAACCGCGGGTGTTCTCGCGTGACGCCTTCGCCGTCTCGCTCTGGACCTACTACGAACCAGCGGAATCAGAGATCGCGCCGGCCGACTACGCAGATGTGTTCCTGCGACACCATGCCGCCCTGCGCCATGTCGACCTGGATGCTCCGCACTTCACCGATCGCGTCGCTGTGGCACTCGGCGTGGTGAAGGACCGGGAGCGGTCCCCCGAGTTGCCCGCGTCCGACCGGGAACTCCTGAGCGAAACACTCAGTGGACTGAGCGCCGCGATCAGCAGCGAAAATGCCCGCGACCAGCTGTTGCACGGCGAGCCGCATCCGGGCAACCTCCTCAACACCCGTAAAGGCCCGCTCTTTGTCGACCTCGCCACCTGCTGCCGCGGCCCGATCGAGTTCGACCTCGCCCATGCGCCCGAAGAAGTAGGGAACCAGTACAAGGGGGCCGACCCCGTCATGCTTCACCGGTGCCGCGCTCTGAACTGGGCATTGTTCTCGGCCTGGCGTTGGCGCCAAGCCGACCAGATGCCCGACCGGGACCACTGGAGGGTGGCAGGGCTCAACCACATGCGTGCTGCACTTGATCGCTGCGACCTGCGCTGA
- a CDS encoding Wzz/FepE/Etk N-terminal domain-containing protein: MNEDTIRLVTIGRILRRRRRLLTVLAVVGALVGWGTSVLLFPPRYTASASVLLPGQWEERELLTQVDIAASSSVADRTAAQLGWQGLSGGDLRDRVTAKAADGNIIKISGTADTPERAQQLSDQVAQQFVKFAARIAGGGTDVEAVEGPEALREKVEETNRRITDLADAADPGRTVESVQARTSLEKLRTSLEEAMTKLEQADPAADKAGLVVMGPAARPTGEAPPTRTQLIVGGALLFFLLAVVGHLTAARMNRRLRTEPEIAAALGSELLGTVDVPDEPSALRPEDRGPRARIRRLLGIDTRWDVPAPRRSGDDADRQIRYRRVCARLRDQLPAPRRLLVVVPDDDETARRAAGHLVAETRSDPELRVVEVSVDRPTVPDRGAESGALVVLSAGRWTAEEIAGIAGACADAGHEVVGVVVAGPVRARPTRSADRPADHATPALAATGPATGGSA; the protein is encoded by the coding sequence TTGAACGAAGACACCATCCGCCTGGTCACCATCGGGCGGATCCTCCGCCGGCGCCGGCGGCTTCTCACCGTCCTCGCCGTGGTGGGCGCGCTCGTCGGCTGGGGCACCTCGGTGCTGCTGTTTCCGCCGCGGTACACGGCCTCGGCATCCGTACTGCTGCCAGGACAGTGGGAAGAGCGCGAGTTGCTGACCCAGGTGGACATCGCGGCCAGTTCGTCGGTGGCCGACCGCACGGCCGCCCAACTCGGCTGGCAGGGCCTCAGCGGCGGCGACCTGCGGGATCGAGTGACCGCCAAGGCCGCCGACGGGAACATCATCAAGATCTCGGGTACGGCCGACACCCCGGAGCGCGCGCAGCAGCTCTCCGACCAGGTCGCCCAGCAGTTCGTCAAGTTCGCCGCGCGGATCGCAGGCGGCGGCACCGATGTGGAAGCCGTCGAGGGGCCCGAGGCGCTGCGGGAGAAGGTCGAGGAGACCAACCGGCGCATCACCGACCTGGCCGACGCGGCCGACCCCGGGCGGACCGTGGAGAGCGTCCAGGCACGCACCTCGCTCGAGAAGCTTCGTACCTCGCTGGAGGAGGCCATGACGAAGCTCGAACAGGCCGACCCCGCGGCCGACAAGGCCGGCTTGGTCGTCATGGGGCCGGCCGCCCGGCCCACCGGCGAGGCTCCGCCGACGAGGACGCAGCTCATCGTCGGCGGAGCGCTGCTGTTCTTCCTGCTCGCGGTCGTCGGCCATCTCACCGCCGCACGGATGAATCGCCGGCTGCGCACCGAACCGGAGATCGCCGCGGCCCTGGGGTCGGAACTCCTCGGCACCGTCGACGTACCTGATGAGCCGTCCGCGCTCCGACCCGAGGACCGTGGCCCGCGGGCCCGGATCCGCCGGCTCCTCGGCATCGACACCCGGTGGGACGTACCGGCCCCGCGGAGGTCCGGCGACGACGCCGACAGACAGATCCGCTACCGGCGGGTGTGTGCCCGCCTCCGGGACCAGTTGCCGGCCCCCCGGCGACTGCTGGTCGTCGTACCGGACGACGACGAGACCGCCCGCCGGGCCGCCGGACACCTCGTCGCCGAGACCCGGAGCGATCCGGAGCTGCGCGTGGTGGAGGTTTCGGTGGACCGGCCGACGGTGCCGGACCGCGGCGCCGAGTCCGGTGCCCTGGTCGTCCTCAGTGCGGGCCGCTGGACCGCGGAGGAGATCGCCGGCATCGCCGGTGCGTGTGCGGACGCCGGCCACGAGGTCGTCGGTGTCGTCGTCGCCGGTCCGGTCCGGGCCCGTCCCACGCGGTCCGCCGACCGTCCTGCGGACCACGCCACGCCGGCACTCGCGGCTACCGGCCCCGCGACGGGAGGTTCAGCGTGA
- a CDS encoding HdeD family acid-resistance protein, with protein MTAPRDPTQPYDGPRPAAGEAATGLASGPADVLTRLGRSWTWILVSALVTLVPGVLILVWPDGTLHVVAVLIGLYLLTTGAFRFVSVFAHKEHGERLPGLFAAVLFVLAGVLCLRNPLQTIAALSLIVGAVWLVSGLLTLYTAITAKDLPHRGVVLTVAILGVVAGIVVLALPSESARALTRLLGLWLVLLGLAETALALAWRAALKKAAEDPASRLGT; from the coding sequence ATGACCGCACCCCGTGACCCGACACAGCCGTACGACGGACCGCGACCGGCCGCCGGCGAGGCCGCCACCGGCCTTGCAAGCGGCCCCGCGGACGTACTGACACGTCTGGGCCGCTCATGGACCTGGATCCTGGTCTCGGCACTGGTGACACTGGTGCCCGGCGTTCTGATTCTGGTGTGGCCGGACGGGACCCTGCACGTCGTTGCGGTCCTCATCGGCCTGTATCTGCTGACCACCGGGGCGTTCCGGTTCGTGTCCGTCTTCGCGCACAAGGAGCACGGTGAACGGCTCCCGGGACTGTTCGCAGCTGTGCTCTTCGTTCTGGCCGGGGTGCTGTGCCTGCGAAACCCCCTGCAGACCATCGCCGCGCTCTCACTGATCGTCGGCGCCGTCTGGCTCGTGTCAGGCCTGCTGACCCTCTACACCGCCATCACCGCCAAGGACCTGCCGCACCGCGGTGTCGTCCTGACCGTCGCGATTCTCGGCGTTGTCGCGGGGATCGTGGTGCTTGCCCTGCCTTCGGAGTCCGCACGGGCACTGACCCGCTTGCTCGGCCTGTGGCTCGTTCTGCTCGGGCTCGCCGAGACAGCTCTCGCACTCGCCTGGCGGGCAGCGCTCAAAAAGGCGGCCGAAGACCCGGCGTCACGTCTCGGCACCTGA
- a CDS encoding DNA glycosylase AlkZ-like family protein: MTGTHRVEVSREQVLAHRVAAHGFDRSLTAPAMLALGVQDTPRGSARTALAARGATADGLELVWSFRGGPHLHRIADLPRLATALWPVDDADATARINTTVIKEGAKLGLGAFEAAARAFRDVVTAPMAKGDVSTAVSAAVPPSLTFWCEPCGARHISGLLFQQAGLFGSVRIGAEGGRTVVSPLLRRFPVPESATGTEALVEAYLRFLGPATPAEVAKYLGTKPPVVKKVWPQDLVEVSVDGRTAWLPGRDLDSLVSARRGELVRLLPPGDPFLQARDRTLMVPDKAREKQVWRAIGGPGALLVGSEISGIWRAKSAGRKLDVTVTPFGPLAASVRRALEAEAAQVASARGATEARLHIGDGA, translated from the coding sequence GTGACCGGCACACATCGCGTCGAAGTGTCACGGGAGCAGGTGCTGGCCCACCGGGTGGCGGCCCACGGCTTCGACCGTTCTCTCACCGCGCCCGCGATGCTGGCCCTCGGCGTACAGGACACGCCGAGAGGTTCCGCGCGTACGGCACTGGCCGCGAGGGGTGCCACGGCCGACGGGCTGGAGCTCGTGTGGTCGTTCCGCGGAGGGCCGCATCTGCACCGGATCGCCGACCTGCCGCGGCTGGCCACCGCTCTGTGGCCGGTGGACGACGCGGATGCCACGGCGCGGATCAACACCACCGTGATCAAGGAGGGCGCCAAGCTCGGCCTCGGAGCCTTCGAAGCCGCGGCCCGCGCGTTCCGTGATGTGGTGACCGCGCCGATGGCCAAGGGAGACGTCAGCACGGCGGTCAGCGCGGCCGTTCCTCCTTCACTGACCTTCTGGTGCGAGCCGTGCGGCGCCCGGCACATCTCCGGATTGTTGTTCCAGCAGGCGGGGCTGTTCGGATCGGTACGGATTGGCGCGGAAGGCGGCCGGACGGTCGTCTCACCACTGCTGCGCCGTTTCCCCGTACCGGAGTCGGCCACCGGGACGGAGGCTCTCGTGGAGGCCTATCTGCGCTTCCTCGGTCCGGCGACGCCCGCCGAAGTCGCGAAGTACCTGGGAACCAAGCCACCCGTGGTCAAGAAGGTATGGCCACAGGACCTCGTCGAGGTCTCGGTGGACGGCAGAACGGCGTGGCTGCCGGGTCGCGACCTGGATTCTTTGGTCTCCGCGCGGCGCGGCGAACTGGTACGGCTGCTGCCACCGGGCGATCCGTTCCTCCAGGCGCGCGACCGGACGCTGATGGTGCCCGACAAGGCCCGTGAGAAGCAGGTCTGGCGCGCCATCGGAGGCCCCGGGGCCCTGCTCGTCGGCTCGGAGATCTCCGGCATCTGGCGTGCCAAGTCCGCCGGCCGCAAGCTCGACGTGACCGTCACACCCTTCGGCCCGCTCGCGGCCTCGGTCCGCAGAGCGCTGGAAGCGGAGGCCGCGCAGGTGGCCTCCGCCCGTGGCGCGACCGAGGCGCGGCTGCACATCGGCGACGGCGCGTAG
- a CDS encoding SH3 domain-containing protein, which translates to MLSAKIRRSAAWGGVVATLTGAWVLGGAGTANAAGFHTANVQVNVRTGPSTSHRIIQVLPARSVVNIVCQTEGERVTGTYGTSAIWDKLSNNGFVSDTNVNTGSDGYIPGSPRCSGSPS; encoded by the coding sequence ATGTTGAGTGCCAAGATCCGCCGGTCTGCAGCCTGGGGTGGAGTGGTGGCCACCCTGACCGGAGCCTGGGTACTGGGAGGCGCGGGAACGGCGAACGCGGCCGGCTTCCACACGGCGAACGTCCAAGTGAACGTCCGCACAGGTCCGTCGACGTCCCACCGGATCATCCAGGTGCTCCCGGCGCGCTCCGTGGTCAACATCGTGTGTCAGACGGAGGGCGAGCGGGTGACCGGGACGTACGGGACCTCGGCGATCTGGGACAAGCTCAGCAACAACGGATTCGTGTCCGACACGAACGTCAACACAGGCAGCGACGGCTACATCCCGGGCTCGCCGAGATGCTCCGGCTCGCCTTCCTGA
- a CDS encoding nucleotide sugar dehydrogenase, producing MRVSVFGLGYVGCVSAACLASMGHEVVGVDVNPVKVDLVNDGKAPVVEERIGELIAEVVGTGALRATDDVREAIISSEVSLVCVGTPSEANGSLCTTYLERVTEEIGAALAERGGRHTVVFRSTMLPGTCLNLLVPILEKYVGGTAGVDVGVAVNPEFLREGTSVRDFFDPPKTVIGELDTASGDAVAALYDGLPGEVFRVPVPTAEAIKYADNAFHGLKIGFANELGAVYQALGVDSHQVMDVFLADRKLNISPAYLRPGFAFGGSCLPKDLRSLVHAAQRADVSVPILSHVLPSNSDHLQRAVELVERTGKRRVGLFGLSFKPGTDDLRESPLVELAERLFGKGYDLRIHDANVSLSRLIGANREYIETRLPHLAQLMADSVDEVLEHAEVCLVGTRDPAVLAALPHGDEPVIVDLIHLPDADARRTEPGYVGLAW from the coding sequence ATGAGAGTCAGCGTTTTCGGGCTCGGTTATGTGGGCTGCGTGTCGGCCGCGTGCCTGGCCAGCATGGGCCACGAGGTCGTCGGGGTGGACGTGAACCCGGTGAAGGTCGACCTGGTCAACGACGGCAAGGCCCCGGTGGTCGAGGAACGCATCGGCGAGCTCATCGCCGAGGTCGTGGGGACCGGAGCGTTGCGCGCCACCGACGACGTCCGCGAAGCGATCATCAGCAGCGAGGTGTCGCTGGTCTGCGTGGGCACGCCGTCGGAGGCCAACGGCAGCCTGTGCACCACGTACTTGGAGCGGGTCACCGAGGAGATCGGCGCCGCCCTGGCCGAGCGGGGCGGGCGGCACACCGTCGTGTTCCGCTCCACCATGCTCCCGGGCACCTGCCTGAACCTGCTGGTACCGATCCTGGAGAAGTACGTCGGCGGCACGGCCGGGGTGGACGTCGGGGTCGCGGTCAATCCGGAGTTCCTTCGCGAGGGCACGAGCGTGCGGGACTTCTTCGACCCGCCCAAGACCGTCATCGGCGAACTCGACACGGCGAGCGGCGACGCGGTGGCCGCGCTGTACGACGGATTGCCCGGCGAGGTGTTCCGGGTGCCGGTTCCGACGGCCGAGGCGATCAAGTACGCGGACAACGCGTTCCACGGCCTCAAGATCGGCTTCGCGAACGAGCTGGGCGCGGTGTACCAGGCGCTCGGGGTGGACTCGCACCAGGTGATGGACGTGTTCCTGGCCGACCGCAAGCTGAACATCAGCCCCGCATACCTGCGGCCCGGCTTCGCCTTCGGTGGCTCCTGCCTGCCCAAGGACCTGCGCAGCCTGGTCCACGCGGCGCAGCGGGCCGACGTCTCGGTGCCCATCCTCTCCCACGTGCTGCCCTCCAACTCCGACCATCTGCAGCGCGCGGTGGAGCTGGTCGAGCGCACCGGCAAGCGGCGGGTCGGCCTGTTCGGGCTGTCCTTCAAACCCGGCACCGACGACCTCCGCGAGAGCCCGCTCGTCGAACTGGCGGAGAGGCTCTTCGGCAAGGGGTACGACCTGCGGATCCACGACGCCAACGTGAGCCTCTCCCGGCTGATCGGCGCGAACCGCGAGTACATCGAGACCCGGCTGCCGCACCTCGCGCAGCTGATGGCGGACTCCGTCGACGAGGTGCTCGAACACGCCGAGGTGTGCCTGGTCGGGACCAGGGATCCCGCCGTCCTCGCGGCGCTGCCCCACGGCGACGAACCAGTGATCGTCGACCTCATCCACCTTCCCGACGCCGACGCGCGCCGGACCGAACCGGGGTACGTGGGCCTTGCTTGGTGA
- a CDS encoding Wzz/FepE/Etk N-terminal domain-containing protein, which translates to MTSNATPESSPAAPLFDLQGLVVAVRRRRRLWCSLALLGMLLGVAVAVLLPPPPSAMTKVLVAHAEDQPNDTGTLIRTDIAVLGTTRIADKALQILKSSEDPEDFMQDYRGTGLTNNLLQIDVTGDSDEQAVARAEALADAFVADHVRRMREIAEAEAKALLDQRDRMRSELAEVNKEIGDQSPDAESDPKASASIETLFARRAELNSRIIDFDQRAAEARTGTPKVIAGTQIVDAARPVRHSLPKTAATNGAIGLVLGLVLGLALAAVGAVVADRPVLRRDIAANLGASVITELPRRSGRLWQRRRTRAVRERLTAHLARLVRGSTEPLSLLELGCARRTSVIALDLAGALAAEGSVVIIDGLPGPQLADRRPKPGDPSVVSGEQAAAVSHQERRLGVGSVAPGTAWTDLQYLGTRTVLVVRAGHGSTAWLHTVARQLADQHIPVVGVVLIDPDPRDRTDGTLWDGLHTALRGRSERTALQNGTGRRPSERLPMWTARVPDSDQEER; encoded by the coding sequence GTGACTTCGAACGCGACTCCCGAGTCGTCACCGGCCGCTCCGCTCTTCGACCTGCAAGGGCTGGTGGTGGCGGTGCGCCGTCGCCGTCGCCTCTGGTGCTCGCTGGCCCTCCTGGGAATGCTGCTCGGCGTGGCGGTGGCGGTCCTGCTGCCGCCGCCGCCGAGCGCGATGACCAAGGTGCTGGTCGCGCATGCGGAGGACCAGCCGAACGACACCGGGACGCTGATCCGCACCGACATCGCGGTGCTGGGAACCACGCGGATCGCCGACAAGGCACTGCAGATCCTCAAGTCCTCGGAAGACCCTGAGGACTTCATGCAGGACTACCGGGGCACCGGCCTGACCAACAACCTGCTGCAGATCGATGTGACAGGTGACAGCGACGAACAAGCGGTGGCCCGAGCCGAGGCGCTGGCCGACGCGTTCGTCGCGGACCATGTGCGGCGCATGCGGGAAATCGCGGAGGCCGAGGCCAAGGCCCTGCTCGACCAGCGTGACCGCATGCGGAGCGAACTCGCCGAGGTCAACAAGGAGATCGGAGACCAGTCGCCGGACGCGGAGAGCGACCCGAAGGCGTCGGCGAGCATCGAGACGCTCTTCGCCCGCCGGGCGGAACTCAACTCGCGGATCATCGACTTCGACCAGCGCGCCGCGGAGGCACGCACCGGCACGCCCAAGGTCATCGCCGGCACGCAGATCGTCGACGCTGCGCGCCCGGTGCGGCACTCCCTGCCCAAGACCGCCGCCACCAACGGCGCCATCGGGCTCGTCCTCGGGCTCGTCCTCGGCCTTGCGCTGGCCGCCGTCGGTGCCGTGGTGGCGGACCGGCCCGTACTGCGCCGGGACATCGCGGCGAACCTGGGTGCCTCGGTGATCACGGAGCTGCCCCGCAGGTCGGGCAGGCTGTGGCAGCGCCGACGGACCCGGGCGGTGCGCGAGCGGCTGACCGCGCACCTCGCCCGCCTCGTGCGTGGCTCCACGGAACCGCTGTCGCTCCTCGAACTGGGCTGCGCGCGCAGGACGAGCGTGATCGCCCTGGACCTCGCCGGGGCTCTGGCTGCGGAGGGTTCAGTGGTGATCATCGATGGTCTGCCCGGCCCGCAGCTCGCAGACCGCCGCCCGAAGCCGGGAGACCCCAGCGTGGTCAGCGGCGAGCAGGCCGCGGCCGTGTCTCACCAGGAGCGCCGGCTCGGCGTCGGCTCGGTGGCGCCCGGCACCGCGTGGACCGACCTCCAGTACCTGGGCACCCGGACCGTGCTCGTCGTACGGGCCGGGCACGGCAGCACCGCATGGCTGCACACCGTGGCGCGGCAACTCGCGGACCAGCACATCCCGGTGGTCGGTGTGGTGCTGATCGACCCCGATCCGCGTGACCGGACCGACGGCACCTTGTGGGACGGGCTGCACACCGCGCTGCGCGGCCGGAGCGAGCGGACGGCCCTGCAGAACGGCACGGGCCGGCGGCCGTCGGAGCGGCTGCCGATGTGGACCGCACGGGTCCCGGACAGCGACCAGGAGGAGCGGTAG